AGATGTAGGGGATCTTGCGATAGTGGCTGAACGCAGAGATGAATCCACAATCTCACATGAGGAATTGATTGGTGAATTGAAGATAGATGGATTTATATAAAATCGTATGGAAAAATTCTGCACGAAAAGAACTGGAAAAGATTAAGAGAGAAATCATCCCAAAAATTCTGAAGGCAATTGAATCGTTAGCCTTAAATCCGTTTCCAGCAGGAGTTAGGAAAATCTCTGGCTCTGAGTA
The candidate division TA06 bacterium DNA segment above includes these coding regions:
- a CDS encoding type II toxin-antitoxin system RelE/ParE family toxin, with translation MDLYKIVWKNSARKELEKIKREIIPKILKAIESLALNPFPAGVRKISGSEYTYRIRVGDYRIVYSIISLNSVPFIYTTNRKKSAITRKPGLTIRYREQR